Proteins encoded within one genomic window of Rhodobium gokarnense:
- the cbiM gene encoding cobalt transporter CbiM: MHIVDGALTLPVVAGGAVVAAGGIALGLRSLTMEKIPAAGVLSATFFVASLIHVPIGPSSVHLIMNGLAGLVLGWAAFPALFIGLLLQAVFFGFGGLTVLGINTLNIALPAVIVYYLCRRGIAARSSAVAAGWGALGGGLAIALTTLLVALALSLSGDEYIPAAKLVFFAHVPVMAVEALLTGAAVLLAHRVKPELFDALSETEKEATS, encoded by the coding sequence ATGCATATCGTCGACGGCGCCCTGACGCTCCCGGTCGTCGCAGGCGGCGCGGTCGTTGCCGCAGGCGGCATCGCGCTGGGGCTGAGGTCGCTGACGATGGAGAAGATCCCGGCCGCCGGCGTGCTGTCGGCCACCTTCTTCGTCGCCTCCCTCATCCACGTGCCGATCGGGCCGTCCAGCGTCCACCTGATCATGAACGGCCTTGCCGGGCTGGTGCTCGGCTGGGCCGCCTTTCCCGCCCTTTTCATAGGGCTATTGCTGCAGGCGGTTTTCTTCGGCTTCGGCGGGCTGACGGTGCTCGGCATCAACACGCTCAACATCGCCCTGCCCGCCGTCATTGTCTACTATCTCTGCCGGCGCGGCATCGCCGCCCGCTCCTCCGCCGTTGCCGCCGGCTGGGGCGCGCTCGGCGGCGGACTGGCGATCGCGTTGACGACGCTCCTCGTCGCCCTCGCCCTTTCCCTTTCTGGCGACGAATACATTCCCGCGGCAAAGCTGGTGTTCTTCGCCCATGTCCCGGTGATGGCCGTCGAAGCTCTCCTCACCGGCGCCGCCGTCCTGCTCGCCCACCGGGTCAAGCCGGAACTCTTTGATGCCCTTTCCGAAACCGAGAAGGAGGCAACGTCATGA
- a CDS encoding transthyretin-like family protein, with the protein MKPFAPLFAAVMLLAVLAAPPALAHKVVLSVYAVGEALEGEVGFSNGDMAENARIDIYDDAEKKIGETTTDGDGYFTYRPTQKSVHVFRADLGAGHVAEARVEIADLPQAAAPATAAADPATPAVAPAGTVSAAMVPGLSAEQRAVIAEEIRRELRPLRREIAAYKEKNDLQNVLGGIGYIIGLFGVAFYVAARRRLKGA; encoded by the coding sequence ATGAAGCCCTTCGCGCCGCTCTTTGCCGCCGTCATGCTCCTGGCCGTGCTCGCCGCGCCGCCGGCCCTCGCCCACAAGGTCGTCCTGTCCGTCTATGCGGTCGGCGAGGCGCTGGAGGGCGAGGTCGGCTTTTCCAACGGCGACATGGCCGAGAACGCCCGCATCGACATCTATGACGATGCCGAGAAGAAGATCGGCGAGACGACGACGGACGGCGACGGCTATTTCACCTACAGGCCGACGCAGAAATCCGTCCACGTCTTCCGCGCCGACCTCGGCGCCGGCCACGTCGCCGAAGCGCGGGTGGAGATCGCCGACCTGCCGCAGGCCGCCGCGCCCGCGACCGCCGCCGCGGACCCTGCCACACCCGCCGTCGCCCCGGCCGGAACGGTGAGCGCGGCGATGGTCCCCGGCCTTTCCGCCGAGCAGCGCGCCGTCATCGCGGAAGAAATCCGCCGCGAACTCCGGCCGCTGCGCCGCGAGATCGCCGCCTACAAGGAAAAGAACGATTTGCAGAATGTCCTCGGCGGCATCGGCTACATCATCGGCCTTTTCGGCGTCGCCTTCTATGTCGCCGCCCGGCGCCGGCTGAAGGGCGCCTGA
- a CDS encoding energy-coupling factor ABC transporter ATP-binding protein has translation MPLFDLREIHFAYRGGPPVLSEVSLNLEPGERLAIAGPNGAGKSTLLHIMVGLLRPSRGSVHAFGEERRAEADFHEVRRLAGLVFQDPDDQLFCPTVAEDVAFGPLNLGKSRAEAMAIVDDVLDRLRLGDFRNRVTHKLSGGEKRLITIAAVLAMEPEVLLLDEPSNALDEETCARLMEILTGLPQAMVLVSHDRPFREAVATRTLALRGGRLEAVSD, from the coding sequence GTGCCCCTCTTTGACCTCCGGGAAATCCACTTCGCCTATCGCGGCGGCCCGCCTGTCCTCTCGGAGGTCTCGCTCAACCTGGAGCCCGGCGAGCGGCTGGCGATCGCCGGGCCGAATGGCGCCGGCAAGTCGACCCTGCTTCACATCATGGTCGGGCTTTTGAGGCCGTCGCGCGGCAGCGTCCACGCCTTCGGCGAGGAGCGCCGGGCCGAGGCCGATTTCCACGAGGTCCGCCGCCTCGCCGGCCTCGTCTTCCAGGACCCCGACGACCAGCTCTTCTGCCCGACGGTCGCCGAGGACGTTGCCTTCGGCCCGCTCAATCTCGGCAAGAGCCGGGCCGAGGCGATGGCCATCGTCGACGACGTGCTGGATCGCCTGCGCCTCGGCGATTTCCGCAACCGCGTCACCCACAAGCTGTCCGGCGGCGAAAAGCGTCTGATCACCATCGCCGCGGTGCTCGCCATGGAGCCCGAGGTGCTGCTGCTGGACGAGCCCTCCAACGCCCTCGACGAGGAAACCTGCGCCCGGCTGATGGAGATCCTCACCGGCCTTCCCCAGGCCATGGTCCTCGTCTCCCACGACCGCCCGTTCCGCGAGGCGGTTGCGACGCGCACGCTGGCGCTGCGGGGCGGGCGGCTGGAGGCGGTGTCGGACTGA
- the cbiQ gene encoding cobalt ECF transporter T component CbiQ, giving the protein MGHVLKTPASSAVQTETLALPSAEAAGTTPIQGFDPRARILAVVAFALVVVVLSDLAALVVALCASLLAMGLANLPPAPTLRRMAMMDSFIIFMLMLLPFTMPGDPIVTIFGFPASWQGLIRAVEIALKANAIVLMLLSFVGTMDAITIGRALHRLKAPEPLVHLMMFTVRYIDVLVDEYQTLRTAMKARGFRPSNSRHTWKSFGYLVGMMLVRSLERSERILAAMKCRGFTGTIPLIDDLAWRRRDLGLGLVTFTLLTGLAAIEVLRAPL; this is encoded by the coding sequence ATGGGGCACGTCCTGAAGACCCCGGCGAGCTCAGCCGTCCAGACCGAAACCCTGGCGCTGCCGAGCGCAGAGGCGGCCGGGACAACGCCGATCCAAGGCTTCGATCCGCGGGCGCGGATCCTCGCCGTCGTCGCGTTTGCCCTCGTCGTCGTGGTGCTGAGCGACCTTGCCGCGCTCGTCGTCGCCCTTTGTGCCAGCCTCCTCGCCATGGGGCTCGCAAATCTGCCGCCAGCGCCGACGCTGAGGCGGATGGCGATGATGGACAGCTTCATCATCTTCATGCTGATGCTGTTGCCCTTCACCATGCCGGGCGATCCGATCGTCACCATCTTCGGCTTTCCGGCAAGCTGGCAGGGGCTGATAAGGGCCGTGGAAATCGCGCTGAAGGCCAACGCGATCGTCCTGATGCTCTTGTCGTTCGTTGGCACCATGGACGCCATCACCATCGGCCGCGCGCTGCATCGCCTGAAGGCGCCGGAGCCCCTCGTCCACCTCATGATGTTCACGGTCCGCTATATCGACGTGCTCGTCGACGAATACCAGACGCTGCGCACGGCGATGAAGGCGCGCGGTTTCCGGCCGTCGAACTCGCGCCATACCTGGAAGAGTTTCGGCTATCTCGTCGGCATGATGCTGGTGCGGTCCCTGGAGCGGTCGGAGCGCATCCTGGCCGCCATGAAATGCCGCGGCTTCACCGGAACGATCCCGCTGATCGACGACCTCGCCTGGCGCCGCCGCGACCTCGGCCTTGGGCTTGTGACCTTCACCCTGCTCACCGGTCTTGCCGCCATCGAGGTGCTGCGTGCCCCTCTTTGA
- a CDS encoding DUF4198 domain-containing protein, with protein sequence MKKLLTAVAGLAAATFAAAPAAAHFQLVYTPEVNVEEAGDLPFKLIFWHPFENGHVMDMAKPEAFYVVHKGKKTDLMDALNPITFTGSGNAAAAFEATVPVRRNGDYVFVVEPAPYYEGSEDIFIQQITKSYVNKGGMPTGWHEPIGLATEIVPLNKPTNVIAGSTFSGKLLADGKPVAGAEIEVEFMAAEPDMDANTPKDPTASPMPGGALVAVTDADGEFTFGIPKAGFWGFAALGSGPAKEHEGKELSQDAVIWVRAYDIQ encoded by the coding sequence ATGAAAAAACTTCTGACCGCCGTGGCCGGCCTTGCCGCCGCCACCTTTGCTGCCGCGCCCGCCGCGGCCCATTTCCAGCTCGTCTACACGCCCGAAGTGAACGTCGAGGAGGCCGGAGACCTGCCCTTCAAGCTGATCTTCTGGCACCCATTCGAGAACGGCCATGTCATGGATATGGCAAAGCCTGAGGCCTTCTACGTCGTCCACAAGGGCAAGAAGACCGACCTGATGGACGCCCTCAACCCGATCACCTTCACCGGCTCGGGCAACGCGGCCGCGGCCTTCGAGGCCACCGTGCCGGTCCGCCGCAACGGCGACTACGTCTTCGTGGTGGAGCCCGCGCCCTATTACGAGGGCAGCGAGGACATCTTCATCCAGCAGATCACCAAGAGCTACGTCAACAAGGGCGGCATGCCGACCGGCTGGCACGAGCCGATCGGGCTCGCCACCGAAATCGTGCCGCTCAACAAGCCGACCAACGTGATCGCCGGCTCGACCTTTTCCGGTAAGCTGCTGGCGGACGGCAAGCCCGTTGCCGGCGCCGAGATCGAGGTGGAGTTCATGGCCGCCGAACCGGACATGGACGCCAACACGCCGAAGGATCCGACCGCCTCGCCGATGCCGGGCGGTGCCCTTGTCGCCGTCACCGATGCCGACGGCGAATTCACCTTCGGCATTCCAAAGGCCGGCTTCTGGGGCTTTGCCGCGCTCGGGTCCGGTCCGGCCAAGGAGCACGAGGGCAAGGAGCTCTCCCAGGACGCCGTGATCTGGGTCCGCGCCTACGACATCCAGTAG
- the hppD gene encoding 4-hydroxyphenylpyruvate dioxygenase, translating to MTDLFDNPMGLDGFEFVEFAAPYANVLEPIFEMLGFTLVANHRSKDVALYRQGGINFILNREPKSLAAYFAEEHGPSACGLAFRVRDAHKAYARALSLGAQPVEIPTGPMELRLPAIKGIGGAPIYLIDRYEDGSSIYDIDFEFLEGVDRHPAGCGFTTIDHLTHNVYRGRMAHWAEFYSKLFNFRELRFFDIKGEYTGLTSRAMTAPDGKIRIPLNEEASGGSGQIEEFLMDFNGEGIQHIALLCDDLIAAWDRLKRKGLPFMTAPPATYYEMLEGRLPGHGEPVDELKARGILLDGSTDDGDPRLLLQIFSAPLLGPVFFEFIERKRDEGFGEGNFKALFESIERDQVRRGVIAAD from the coding sequence ATGACCGATCTTTTCGACAACCCGATGGGGCTCGACGGCTTTGAGTTCGTCGAGTTCGCCGCGCCCTACGCGAACGTTCTGGAGCCGATCTTTGAGATGCTCGGCTTCACGCTCGTCGCCAATCACCGCTCCAAGGACGTCGCCCTTTACCGCCAGGGCGGCATCAACTTCATCCTCAATCGCGAGCCGAAGAGCCTTGCTGCCTATTTCGCCGAGGAGCACGGACCGTCCGCCTGCGGCCTCGCCTTCCGGGTCCGGGACGCCCACAAGGCCTATGCGCGGGCGCTGTCCCTCGGTGCCCAGCCGGTCGAGATTCCGACCGGGCCGATGGAGCTGCGCCTGCCGGCGATCAAGGGCATCGGCGGCGCGCCGATCTATCTCATTGACCGCTACGAGGACGGCTCCTCGATCTACGACATCGATTTCGAATTCCTTGAGGGCGTCGACCGGCATCCGGCCGGCTGCGGCTTTACCACCATCGACCACCTGACTCACAACGTCTATCGCGGGCGTATGGCGCACTGGGCCGAGTTCTACTCAAAGCTCTTCAATTTCCGCGAACTGCGCTTCTTCGACATCAAGGGCGAATATACCGGCCTCACCTCGCGGGCGATGACCGCGCCGGACGGCAAGATCCGCATTCCCCTCAATGAGGAGGCCTCGGGCGGCTCCGGCCAGATCGAGGAATTCCTGATGGATTTCAACGGCGAGGGCATCCAGCACATCGCGCTCCTCTGCGACGACCTCATCGCCGCCTGGGACCGCCTGAAGCGCAAGGGCCTGCCCTTCATGACGGCACCGCCCGCCACCTATTACGAGATGCTGGAAGGCCGGCTGCCGGGCCATGGCGAGCCGGTCGACGAGCTAAAGGCCCGCGGCATCCTCCTCGACGGCTCCACCGACGACGGCGATCCGCGGCTGCTCCTGCAGATCTTCTCTGCGCCGCTCCTCGGCCCGGTGTTCTTCGAGTTCATCGAACGCAAACGCGACGAGGGTTTTGGTGAGGGCAATTTCAAGGCGCTGTTCGAATCCATCGAGCGGGATCAGGTGCGCCGCGGGGTCATTGCGGCCGATTGA